In a genomic window of Erigeron canadensis isolate Cc75 chromosome 5, C_canadensis_v1, whole genome shotgun sequence:
- the LOC122601343 gene encoding pentatricopeptide repeat-containing protein At1g09410, mitochondrial-like: MIRNGMGNGSLLFQQNAKLTHFSKTGRVEEACKLFNQMTNKNTVTFNSMISAYAKNKRINDALNLFDKMPQRNLVSWNTMIAGCLHNERVNIARKLFDEMPQRDVFTWTLMITCYTRNGEVDKGRDLFNVMPDKTNTACWNAMISGYVKCKRVKEARRMFDDMSVKDLVSWNTMLGGYTKTGEMRLGLMFFEEMPVKDVVSWNLMVDGFVEVGDLDEAWQIFESMPVKNVVSWVTMLYGLGRNGKVVEARRLFDQMPEKNLVAWNAMIAAYVQNNRIDEALKLFNVMPERNAVSWTSLVNGYVRVGKLDEASRLLSQMPYKNVGAQTALISGFAQKKMLPQAREIFNRIGNRDAVCWNTMIVGYAQNGVMDEALDLFQKMVRKDVVSWNTMIAGYAQVGQMDKTLDFFKKTDHKNTVTWNSLISGFTHNGLYPDALKYFILMIADGNKPDESTYASVISSCANLAALHMGTQVHEFAIKSGYEQDIFVSNSLISMYAKSGKMLSAKRVFSQTPRVDIVGWNSLIDGYASNGNGEAAVKLLDDMEVAGVIPDEVTFIGVLSACSHSGLIDQGFRLFELMTRKYSIKPLTEHYACMVDLLGRAGRLETAFELVKEMQTDANAGIWGALLDACRWHKDLKLANFAAEKLLEIEPEKGSNYVMLSNMNAELGRWEVVGRVRDSLKERRVVKQSGCSWIEVQNRVYVFSSGNGPRFKYMNVSGDLRALMAQTSNTSENLIDAT, from the coding sequence ATGATTAGAAATGGTATGGGAAACGGGTCTCTTCTCTTCCAGCAAAATGCCAAATTAACCCATTTTTCCAAAACGGGTCGGGTCGAAGAAGCTTGCAAACTATTTAACCAAATGACTAACAAGAACACTGTTACATTCAACTCCATGATCTCAGCGTATGCGAAAAACAAAAGAATCAATGATGCACTAAACctgtttgataaaatgcctCAAAGAAATCTAGTTTCTTGGAACACGATGATCGCGGGTTGTTTGCATAATGAAAGAGTTAACATTGCACGTaaactgtttgatgaaatgcctcaacgAGATGTTTTTACATGGACTTTGATGATTACTTGTTATACACGTAATGGGGAGGTCGATAAAGGTAGGGACTTGTTTAATGTAATGCCGGATAAGACGAATACTGCGTGTTGGAATGCTATGATTTCGGGGTATGTGAAATGTAAACGGGTTAAGGAAGCTAGGCGGATGTTTGATGACATGTCTGTGAAAGATTTAGTTTCTTGGAATACAATGCTTGGAGGGTATACGAAAACTGGGGAGATGAGGTTGGGTTTGATGTTTTTTGAGGAAATGCCGGTTAAGGATGTGGTTTCTTGGAACTTAATGGTGGATGGGTTTGTTGAGGTTGGTGATTTGGATGAAGCTTGGCAGATTTTTGAGAGTATGCCGGTTAAGAATGTGGTTTCTTGGGTGACGATGTTATATGGGCTTGGTAGAAATGGGAAGGTTGTTGAGGCCAGGAGATTGTTTGATCAGATGCCGGAAAAGAATTTGGTGGCGTGGAACGCGATGATTGCAGCTTATGTCCAAAACAATAGAATTGATGAAGCTTTGAAGTTGTTTAATGTAATGCCAGAAAGAAATGCGGTGTCTTGGACTAGTTTGGTCAATGGGTACGTTCGCGTTGGTAAGTTAGATGAAGCTAGCCGATTACTTAGTCAAATGCCATACAAGAACGTTGGGGCTCAAACGGCGTTGATCTCAGGGTTTGCTCAGAAGAAAATGTTGCCTCAGGCTCGTGAAATTTTTAATCGTATAGGAAATCGAGACGCTGTTTGTTGGAACACTATGATTGTAGGATATGCTCAGAATGGTGTCATGGATGAAGCGCTTGATCTTTTTCAAAAGATGGTACGGAAAGATGTGGTTTCGTGGAATACCATGATTGCTGGTTATGCTCAAGTGGGTCAAATGGATAAAACGCTTGATTTCTTCAAGAAAACGGATCATAAGAACACTGTCACTTGGAATTCACTAATATCGGGCTTTACACATAATGGATTATATCCGGATGCGCTCAAGTATTTCATTTTAATGATAGCAGATGGGAATAAACCCGATGAATCAACATATGCTTCCGTAATAAGCTCATGTGCAAATCTGGCAGCTTTACATATGGGAACACAAGTTCATGAGTTTGCTATAAAGTCAGGTTACGAGCAAGACATATTTGTTAGTAATTCGTTAATCTCTATGTATGCCAAATCTGGTAAGATGTTGAGTGCCAAACGGGTCTTTTCTCAGACCCCACGGGTTGATATTGTCGGGTGGAATTCTTTGATTGATGGATATGCTTCGAATGGAAATGGTGAAGCAGCAGTGAAGCTCTTGGATGATATGGAGGTTGCAGGAGTGATCCCAGATGAGGTCACCTTCATTGGGGTTCTATCTGCTTGTAGTCACTCGGGTTTGATCGATCAAGGGTTCCGGCTATTTGAATTAATGACTAGAAAGTACTCAATCAAGCCTTTGACTGAACACTATGCGTGTATGGTTGACTTGCTTGGGAGAGCAGGGCGTCTAGAAACAGCCTTTGAATTGGTGAAGGAGATGCAAACTGATGCTAATGCCGGAATATGGGGTGCTTTGCTTGACGCTTGTCGTTGGCATAAGGATTTAAAGTTGGCTAATTTTGCTGCTGAAAAGCTTTTGGAGATTGAACCCGAAAAGGGTTCCAATTATGTGATGTTATCAAACATGAACGCAGAATTGGGGCGGTGGGAGGTGGTGGGGAGAGTGAGAGATTCGTTAAAAGAGAGGCGTGTGGTAAAGCAATCTGGGTGTAGTTGGATTGAGGTTCAAAATCGAGTTTATGTTTTTTCATCTGGTAATGGGCCGCGATTTAAATATATGAACGTTAGTGGTGACTTGCGGGCACTGATGGCTCAAACTAGCAACACAAGTGAAAACCTTATCGATGCCACATGA
- the LOC122599639 gene encoding protein RETICULATA-RELATED 1, chloroplastic yields the protein MSHTVFQTGQIMPMNTHFIPTSKTLSSSSPANPLLPVSCHRGVLRRIGLVAVVRNSSATVDGDAVAGLERCFRISPAECPATAPVMAHGPVMKGGQYGAFGAVTLEKSKLDMTQKQTKSSPELAIGGGGGNIGKSINFGGGDGGDDDGDDDDYFDEFDDGDEGDDGGLFRRRIILPELFDRKFLEAVLNEWQKTMMDLPSGLRQAYEMGLVSSAQLVKYIAMNARPTTARFISRSLPQGLSRGFIGRMIADPAFLYRILLEQGATIGSAVLWEVKNRKERIKEEWDLALINVLTVTACNAIAVWSLAPCRSYGNTFRFDLQNTLQKLPNNAFERSYPMREFDMQKRVQSFFYKAAELCMVGLTAGAAQGALTNLVARKKEGRLSVTIPSVSTNALGYGAFLGIYANLRYQLLCGFDRAMVTQFDVIGVGLAFSTALRIMNAQLGETSRLAWLGVEVDPLAHSDELLKQAYSRPSESVNNSSPKWFISKNPVTSGLGLLGFKQGESQTNTEGGAPPPPKARRKRIVRKKVRT from the exons ATGTCACACACAGTGTTTCAAACAGGCCAAATTATGCCAATGAATACCCACTTCATACCCACCTCAAAAACCTTATCATCTTCATCGCCGGCGAACCCTTTGTTGCCGGTTTCCTGTCACCGGGGGGTTTTACGGCGGATTGGTTTGGTGGCGGTGGTGAGGAACTCTTCAGCTACGGTTGATGGGGATGCTGTTGCTGGACTTGAAAGGTGTTTCAGGATTTCTCCGGCGGAGTGTCCGGCGACGGCGCCGGTAATGGCCCATGGTCCGGTGATGAAAGGTGGGCAGTATGGGGCGTTTGGTGCTGTCACTTTGGAGAAATCTAAACTTGATATGACCCAGAAACAAACCAAGTCTAGTCCTGAG CTTGCAATTGGAGGAGGTGGAGGCAATATTGGTAAGAGCATTAATTTTGGAGGTGGTGATGGAGGTGATGATGACGGTGATGACGATGATTACTTTGATGAATTCGACGATGGCGATGAGGGGGATGATGGTGGACTCTTTAGGAGGCGGATTATTCTACCAGAG TTATTTGATCGGAAATTTCTCGAGGCCGTATTAAATGAATGGCAAAAGACAATGATGGATTTGCCATCTGGACTTCGACAAGCTTATGAAATg GGTTTGGTCAGTTCAGCTCAATTGGTAAAATATATAGCAATGAATGCAAGGCCAACAACTGCAAGGTTTATCTCACGGTCACTCCCTCAAGGGTTGTCTAGGGGATTCATTGGCAG GATGATAGCAGATCCTGCATTCTTATATCGGATCCTCTTAGAGCAGGGAGCTACAATTGGTTCTGCAGTTTTATGGGAAGTTAAAAATCGCAAAGAGAG GATAAAGGAGGAGTGGGATCTTGCTCTGATTAACGTACTTACTGTAACGGCGTGCAATGCTATTGCTGTGTGGTCCCTTGCTCCTTGCCGTTCGTATGGGAACACCTTTCGATTTGATTTGCAAAACACATTGCAAAAACTTCCAAACAATGCTTTTGAGAGAAGCTACCCAATGAGGGAGTTTGACATGCAAAAACGAGTCCAATCCTTTTTTTATAAGGCTGCCGAACTGTGTATGGTTGGTTTAACTGCAGGGGCTGCACAAGGTGCTCTAACTAACCTCGTTGCTCGTAAAAAGGAGGGAAG ATTATCTGTGACAATTCCATCTGTGAGTACTAATGCTCTTGGGTATGGCGCATTTCTTGGTATATATGCCAACTTGCGGTATCAGCTTCTGTGTGGATTTGATAGAGCTATGGTCACTCAGTTTGATGTTATTGGAGTAGGATTGGCTTTTAGCACTGCCTTGag AATCATGAATGCACAATTAGGAGAAACATCAAGGCTAGCATGGCTTGGGGTGGAAGTGGATCCATTAGCCCACTCCGATGAGTTGCTGAAACAGGCTTACAGTCGACCATCTGAATCTGTCAATAACAGTTCTCCAAAATGGTTCATATCCAAAAACCCAGTAACTTCAGGGCTTGGGCTTCTTGGGTTTAAACAGGGTGAAAGTCAAACCAACACAGAAGGAGGAGCACCACCACCTCCCAAGGCCCGAAGAAAGAGAATTGTGAGGAAAAAAGTGAGAACCTAA